The genome window CTTCATGAACGCCAACAAGGCGTCGATGTCGTCTGCGCTTAAATCAAGCGGCTGGATGTGAACGGACTTGCGCGGCACATACGGGTCTGCTGCGTTCAGGCCGGTGGATTGGGCGGACGCCGCTTCCCGGCCCATGCCAGCGTTGTACATCCTTAGCAAGCCCTTCAAATCCGGGAACAGCCCGTTATGCATCCAGGGTCCGGCCAGCGACACGTTGCGCAGGCTGGGTGTGCGGAATTTGCCCAGATCTGCGGGATCGCGCGTGGCTTCAAAACGCCCCAGATCCTGATTGCGCCGGCCATAGAATGACAGCCCGATGTTGTGGAACTGGTGATCTGTAAGCAAGGGGCCGCTGTGGCAATTCATGCAGCGGGCCTGCGTACGAAATAGATGCAGACCCAGCAATTCCGTGTCGTTCAAGGCATTAGCACGGCCGGCCAGAAACGCATCGAATCGCGTGGGCTCGGGACGCAGGGTGGCTACATACGCAGCGAGCGCGCGGGACAGGCGATCGGCATCTACCGCCGAAGGATTTTCCGTCGCAGTCCCGAAGGCACGCATGAATTGCGCAGGATAGAAGGACGTATCCCGCAGCCGTGCCACGGCCCCCGCTGCGTCGTGATTCATTTCTCTGGGATCATGCAGCGGACCCATCACCTGCTCCTTCAGACTGCCGGCACGTCCATCCCAGAACAGCCTCGGTGCGAAGGGCGCGGCGTATAGCGGCGTGGAACGGCGCCGGCCCATCAGTTGATCTTCGCCTACGGCCAAGGGGCGGCCATCGGTGAAGGCGCGTTGTGGCAGATGGCAACTTGCACAGGACACTTGCCCCTTGCGCGACAAGCGGCTGTCGAAGAACAGTGTCTGCCCCAGCATCACAATGTCTGGCCGCGCGACGTCGGCAGCCAGCTCCTCTTGATTCACATTGGCAGCCGTCCACTGCAAGGGCGGACTGGACGCAGGCGGCACTGCCGCCCATTCCGTCCAGCTTACTCCGGGGTCCAACACGGGTGCAGGCCAAGCCGAAGCGGGCTGCGCATACTGCTGACGCAGGCAAGCAGCGTCCCAAGCCCCCTGTGCACGACATGCGGGCGTACCAGGATCGCGAGGCGCCGCGGGCAGGGCTTGTGCCATCGCGGAAGTTGCGCTTAGCACGAGCAGGACGCTGAATGTCAGAAGCGGTAGCCGACTTGCAGCCATAGCTCACGTCCCGATTGATAAGTGCTGCGGTTGGTTTTCAGATTCGGGTTGCTGGCCGTCACCGCCGGCATCCGGTTCAGCACGTTCAAGACTTCAACGGTGAATTCCAGATTGCGGGCAAACGTGGGCTGCCACAACAGCTTGGTGTCCCAGGTCCAATACGCGGGCACCTGGCCAGATTGATATCGGTCCAAGTAATAGGGCTTGGGCCCCACGCCTACATAAATCACGGCGTCGCGTTTGCTGCGCCAATTCAACATATTACTCCACGTCAGGCCTGTTTGAGGCCATGCGCCGATCAGGCTGAATGAGGCCGTCTGGGGCTGGTGAAACGAATTTGGCGGCAGGTCGATCGCGCGAATCTGCGAGCCGTTGTAGAGCACAAAGTCGCCAGGGTCACGGGCATCGCTGGTATAGCCTTCGACCAGATCTTTGTTGGTTTTGCGCTTCTGCCAGCTCCAGGACGCCTGCGCATTCCAGCGCGTTTGGCCCAGCCGCCACGGTTCCAGGGTGCGTAAAGTGAGGCTTACGCCATCCGTCGTGGATAACCCTTCGTTCGTGTATTGGTAGCCGCTTTGATCGGTGCCCGTCTTGGCCCATTGGTCACGGCCGTTGCGGTGTACGTAACTGACGACCCCTTCCATACCTGCGGCGCGCTGCCGCAGCGATACTGCCCATTCATCGTCGTAGGGCATGCGCAGACCTTTGTATTCGACGAAATACTCCTTGCCGCCGTTGGCCACGGGCTTGCCCTTGGCATCCAGCACTTGCCGGCGCAGGCGGCTGATTTCCGCTTCCAAAGCGGTCTCAAGCACCTGAGAGCCGTAGTATCGCGACCAGCCTGCACTCAGCAGCGTGTCGCCGGACCCAAACATGTCCCAGTCCAGACGTGTTCGTGGCGACACATTGTTGTTGCCCAGGAATGTCTCGCGGTCATACCGCACGCCTGCGTCCAGCGCCAGCCGTTCCCATTCGATGCGATCGGAGAGGTACACGCTCATCATGTTGTAGTTCACGTCCACCGTGCCGGGCAGATAGCGGACTTTGCTGACGTCCTGATACGAGCCATCGCGGTTGATATTGCGGCGGTATGAATAGGATTCCTGGAACCGCTCAAATCCTGCATTCACCTGTTGCAGCTCCGCGCCCGCATAAGGAATATGCGTGAACACTCCAGTGCGTAGCGGCTCCAGGTCGATACGGCCTTTTAGCGTGTAGGTGTCTTGCTGCTTCTGTTCCTTGCCGAAGCCGCCTGCGGTATAGAGCGGCAGATTGAATGGCTTGAATGACACCAGCTCGTCGCCGTTGGATTCGCGGTTGCTTAAAGAGCGGTCCCATCCCGCCTGCAATGAAAACCGTCCGCCTTGGAACAAGTGATCTATGTTGGCGCTGATGCCGCGTGCTGCATGGTTGTTGTCCCAACGGGT of Achromobacter seleniivolatilans contains these proteins:
- a CDS encoding TonB-dependent receptor plug domain-containing protein; protein product: MLAQAQTHATPIAFDIPSQALGAALLALGQQANLEISFVPATVAGKTAPALHGTLSPLGALDQLLRGSGLAFKGDGPGRYIIYVDKTNQFSAARLDPVKVYGEQVGERVFTKEEIANTPTSNRDLSSLVATHPAVRTNPGANSSQNRGSLNVEDISFHGSSPYQNLFQIDGMDATNRIDPASKNLNLQVGNIPSNPQSYFVDTSLLEEVRVHDSFVPVEYGRFTGGVVDAKLRRFSGENHLNLDYRWNTSKMTQQKVGDGEENSWAQGKPGYSPEWKKRFYSAVGDFAFNEKTGAVIAMSRRESDITRWNMGVDEKGLAAPGQSTYRDSIDNFLGKFSVRASADTVADLTLKYSDRSETLASDLFRNTRWDNNHAARGISANIDHLFQGGRFSLQAGWDRSLSNRESNGDELVSFKPFNLPLYTAGGFGKEQKQQDTYTLKGRIDLEPLRTGVFTHIPYAGAELQQVNAGFERFQESYSYRRNINRDGSYQDVSKVRYLPGTVDVNYNMMSVYLSDRIEWERLALDAGVRYDRETFLGNNNVSPRTRLDWDMFGSGDTLLSAGWSRYYGSQVLETALEAEISRLRRQVLDAKGKPVANGGKEYFVEYKGLRMPYDDEWAVSLRQRAAGMEGVVSYVHRNGRDQWAKTGTDQSGYQYTNEGLSTTDGVSLTLRTLEPWRLGQTRWNAQASWSWQKRKTNKDLVEGYTSDARDPGDFVLYNGSQIRAIDLPPNSFHQPQTASFSLIGAWPQTGLTWSNMLNWRSKRDAVIYVGVGPKPYYLDRYQSGQVPAYWTWDTKLLWQPTFARNLEFTVEVLNVLNRMPAVTASNPNLKTNRSTYQSGRELWLQVGYRF
- a CDS encoding cytochrome-c peroxidase, which codes for MLDPGVSWTEWAAVPPASSPPLQWTAANVNQEELAADVARPDIVMLGQTLFFDSRLSRKGQVSCASCHLPQRAFTDGRPLAVGEDQLMGRRRSTPLYAAPFAPRLFWDGRAGSLKEQVMGPLHDPREMNHDAAGAVARLRDTSFYPAQFMRAFGTATENPSAVDADRLSRALAAYVATLRPEPTRFDAFLAGRANALNDTELLGLHLFRTQARCMNCHSGPLLTDHQFHNIGLSFYGRRNQDLGRFEATRDPADLGKFRTPSLRNVSLAGPWMHNGLFPDLKGLLRMYNAGMGREAASAQSTGLNAADPYVPRKSVHIQPLDLSADDIDALLAFMKVL